The stretch of DNA TCACAAACCGAAAGAGCCTTTTCAAGATCTCTTTCTTGCACTGCCCGATTAACTTTGGCCATCAGGACGTCAGCCGCAAGTCTCTCCTTAGATAATTTAAGAAATCTAGCGAAAAACAAATATGTCCCATATAGCGATATAAGAAGAATAGCAACTAAGACAGGGCCTCCACTGAGCAAAAGTTTCATGCCGAGCCTCCTCCTTTATCTGTATCCATTCAGGCCATCCTATTGGGCATGGGTTAAAACCTGATGAATTAATCCACGTGCTAAAAGCATTACACGACACATAAATTTAGTTTCAGATTTACATCCACTTATCGGTACTTAACCTCAATGTCAAATCCACTATAGGCCTCCCTGAAGCACTTCTAAGCTTAACGAGCCGATGACCAGCGAATTGTAATAAGTTGGTCATCGGCTTAATATTCAATTACTTCCTGACCAATATCGTTATTTTTGTGCCCAGCTTGGATCCTCCGGATTGCCCGAGTTTTACCCTCTTGAAGAACAATCGCTACCGCCCGTATCTCTCCAGGGGTGGAAGACGGTCGGAATCGTTTTGGTAGTCCGGAAGTTAACCGATAGTGTACCTCGTCAAAATTCATTCCTAATGAAGAGTTTTGAGGACCAGTCATCCCAACATCGGTAATGTAACCTGTCCCAGATAGAATAGTTTCATCAGCGGTCTGGACGTGAGTATGAGTACCAATTAACGCACTGCATCGACCAGCTAGGTGGTAACCCATGACCTTTTTTTCGCTCGTCGCTTCAGCATGAAAATCCACTAGAACGTTAGCTCCTATCGGCTGTTCAGTAAGGACCCTATCGATAGCTCTAAATGGGTCGTCAAGTGGCTGCATAAGAACACGACCCATAACCTGAGCTACAGTCACCCTCTCTCCATTTCTCACAGAGAAAGTACCTGAACCAAGACCAGGCGTACCTGGCGGATAGTTTAGAGGCCTAATTAGATGTGGAGTCTCTTCTACTAACTTGAGAGCTTCTGCTTGGTCCCAACTATGATTTCCCAAAGTAACTACATCCGCACCAGCTTCACGAAGTTGGCCAAACAGCTTACGGGTTATTCCACGACCGGCAGCAGCGTTCTCACCGTTCACTACAACAAAATCATAGTCATCTCGTACTTGGCGCAAATAACGACGAACTACCGTCATCCCCGACTGACCAAACACGTCTCCCACGAATAAGACGTTCACGTAGACAGTTTAAAGCAAAGTTGACCAGAACTTTGTAGGTCCACGATAGGTCGTAGGCTTTGAATTAGAACAAATTATGCTAGTTAGTGACGACTTGCCTTGTCTTGGTACCAGGTGCGCCAAAAGGACTCATCCCAACCTAGGCCTAATGTCCCGTTTGCGGCCAACAGGGGTTGCACAAGTAAACTAGGCTCTTCTATAAGTAATTCGAGAAGCTCTTTCTCAGTAAGCTTTAAGTAAGGTAATCCTTTACTCTTATATTGAGGACTCTCAGTATTGATCAGCCTTGCTTGACCGAACTTACTTCCGAATCGCCTTAGCTCACCAGGAGCAACTTTGGCTTTATGTACATCAAGAAGATGTGGCCGGATACCTCGCTCTCGAAAAAATCTCTCGGCCTTCCGAGTATCCTTAGATTTAGCACTACCGATGATGCGTATCTGCACAGGACGAGGGTATCATTACTCAATGACCCAAACCAAGGAGAAGACATTTTTCGCCTAAAGCAATTAGGTCTATTTAGCACTATTTATTCCACCTGTATAGCGTCAAGAAACCATCCCGGCAAACGATCAGCTTGCTTTGCAGCAAAAGCAGAAAAGTCAGCATCGAGTATATACGTCACCGCAAAATCATTTGAACTCCGGATAGAACGACCATAGGCTTGGACCATTGTTAGGCAGGTCCGCCATTGGTACCAGTCGGGGTCCAACTCTTTTCTTCGGGCTACTTGTGGATCACCTAAATACGGGTAAGGTATCTTGCAAATTACCTGCCACCGTGCCAAATGATCAAATAGATCTATCCCCTCGGTCATACTAGGAGTAAGAAGAACAGTTGGTTCACTACTGTTCAAATGTTTGTCTAGAGTAGCCTCCCTACCTTCAGGACCAGAGTGGGTAAGTAACCGCCAATTCAAAGACCTGGGAAGATTATCAGCTATGTGCTGGGCAATCCTGTAGCTGTGTGCATGGATCACGCCCTTGTCGTTAGGATGAGAGTCGCAAAGATTTTCAATCTCATTCACGAGATACGGAAGTGTTCTATTGAGATGCATTCTGGTAAGTTTTCCTACTGGTCGTTGTAAAAGTGGTCGATTCTTAGGGGGAAAATCCGACTCTATCCGAATGAATTCGGCTTGATCTCGCGTAATACCTAAGGAAGAGAGGAAGGTTTCAAGATCCAAAATGGTTGCCGAAAGCATGAGTATCCTTTGGCTAAATCCGAAAAGCAGGTCCTTCGCCAAACCTGAGACCCCAACCGGCTTGAAGTTTATTCCAAGGCCTTCGGTGTTCCGCCAACGCTCAATCACCCATTCATCGTTCATTTCCTCACGGCTCTTTTCAAGAAGATCTAACCGTCTGACCTGTTGATCGAGCCATTGTTTGGTCTGCATCAGCGTCAACGCTAATCTAGATGCCAAGGGAACCTTACGTAATTGGTCTTGAATGATATCGCTTCGTTCCTTGAGATAAGGGGTAACGTTAGCTGCGAAATCATAATAGCTCTCATCATCGAATCCATTAGGGATGCGTTCAAGAATCCCTGCTTTAGCAAGGCTTTGGTCTGAAAGCGTAATTTCAACATAATTCATCAAAGCTGCCTCAGCATTATGTGCCTCATCAAGTACAAGAAGCTCGCGTTCCGAAAACCCACCCTCATTGTTTAACTCTGCTAAAAAGTACGCGTAATTTAAAACAGCACTTTGTGCAGCAATAGCGGTACCTTTGGCAGAGAAGTAACCGCATGATTCGCATTCTGCAAATCGATGACCCGCAATGCAAGGAGCTGCCGCCGCATTAGTCGGGGCAACCTCACACGAATAATTAGCTCGACCTTTCATAGTCGCCAGATCAGGGAAATCCCGGAAATATTGATCTTGGAGTATCTTCTGAGCGGTTAGCACATAAGCACTTCTAGCCTCACGCGCTAAAGTTACGGCGATTGCAGTTTTTCCAGATCCCGTGGGCGCCTCGATTACGACAAATCGCTTCCCATCCTCGAAGGCATCCCGTGCTTTTTCAATTGCTTCCTGCTGACCAGTCCGGTAATTGCGGAAGGGAAATTTGGAGTCCACCACGGTCAACGCTACCATGCCATTTACCCCGAATTAAGAACACAAAACGCAGAATTAGAATTATTAAAGAGCCATATCAATATTCTGGTGCCGAGGATGGGACTTGAACCCACACGACCTAAGCGGTCACTAGCCCCTCAAGCTAGCGCGTCTACCAATTCCGCCACCTCGGCAAGTAAGGCATGGAGGATGATACTGTCCCTTTGAGGAGGTGTCAAGGTGTGTGTAGGCCGAATACTAGAGAGCTATCTATCTCACGGTTTATCCTAGAGTAAGTGACAAAGTCTCGGTACCAAAGAATCCTGGCAGTACTACAGCGGCGACAACCTGACCTGACTGTCCTTGCTGAAGACGTATATAAACCCCACAACTTCTCAGCTATTATGCGCAGTTGCGATGCGGTGGGAGTTGGCACTGTCCACGCAGTAAACCCTACCGGAGGTATCCCAACATTTAGCGCCACTAGTGCAAGTGCCGATAAATGGGTTGAGGTCAAAGTACACAACAATATTGAGGAAGCAATTAAGGGTGTTAGAGGTTCGGCAAAACAGATATTAGCGGCTCACCTCTCAGATGAAGCCCTAGATTACCGGGACGTAGACTACACAATACCAACTTGCATCTTATTAGGAAATGAAAAAGCTGGGGTGAGTGTAGCAGCAGCCCAACACGCTGACCATCACATTGTTATACCCATGCTTGGAATGGTTCGCTCGCTCAACGTTTCAGTAGCCGCTGCTGTAGTTCTTTTCGAAGCTCAGCGCCAACGTCGTGAGATCGGATTTTACAAAATACCCCGTTTGCATCCTGACTCTATTGCTCGTAAAGCGTTTTCTTGGCTATATCCAAAAGAAGCTCGCCGTCTTGACGAAATTGATGAACCATATCCAGAACTTGATGAAGCCGGCGAATTCTACTAAACCAACTCAGTTTCTCTAACTTATTGAGGTCTTTTTCGACAGAGAGTTCAATGTATGCCTGTTAAATACTTGTTTATACTCAATAATCTCACTAAATTCTAGAAGTACATTGATCAACGGTCATTATATGTCACAACTTAAGAATTTCGGTTTACGGTTGCCTGAGTCCCAACCAATGCACCACTCACTATCTATTGCAACAACCGCTGGTATTATTCCTTTTATGGACGAGATGTTCGAGGTACGTGAATTAGGACTGCTCCCTTACCAGGAAGCCTGGGACATACAAAAAGAAATACATTCTGCGATTGTCGCCGGGGAATCTGCTCCTACGCTACTACTAGTTGAACACCCGCCAGTGATAACTTTCGGAAAGGGAGGTGGTCGTCAAAACCTCTTATATAGTGAATCCACGTTGGCTGCCCGGGGATTCGAGCTTTACGATGTTGAGCGTGGAGGTAACGTAACTTATCATGGTCCAGGCCAATTAGTCGGTTATCCCTTATTTCCTGTTGGCAGACGGGTTCTACGCTTCCTCCGAACGCTCGAAGGGGCCATGATAAGTGTTCTTTGCAAACTTGGGATAAACGCCACTGGTAGCCCAGGCTATGCAGGTGTATGGGTGGGCACCGAAAAAGTAGTTGCCATAGGCGTTGCAGTGCGTAGGGACGTTTCTTTGCATGGATTTGCTCTTAATGTTGCAACAAATTTACAACACTTCGAAACAATCGTTCCTTGTGGAATTCCTGATAGGGGTGTAACTAGCCTAACGAAACTATTAAGGCGCTCCGTTACAATCGAGGAAATCTGTCCTCTGGTAATCGAGGCGATGCACGCTGCGTTCAAAAAGCCTTCGACAGACCTAAAAAGGAGATCTCATGAACTCTAGAGACTTAAAACATCTCATACGGTCCGTTCACGGCGGCATCGCTAAATCCAACCCGACAACATTAAATGACAAGAAGCCTAGCTGGTTGAAGGTGCCGCTACCGACTGGTAATCGGTATCAAGAAATCCGCAAAACGGTAACCGAGAAGCGCCTTGCTACTGTCTGCGAAGAAGCGCGCTGCCCCAATTTAGCTGAGTGTTGGGATGCTGGTACAGCAACGATCATGCTGATGGGATCCGTCTGCACTCGGGCTTGCCGTTTCTGTGCTGTAGCTACAGGAAATCCTCAGCGCTTTCTTGATCCGGACGAACCTAGATTAGCTGCGGAATCAGTGAGATCCATGGGCCTGAACTACGTGGTTCTTACCTCAGTAGACCGTGATGATCTCCCTGACGGCGGAGCTAATCACTACGCTAGTTGCGTCAAAAGCATTAAAACCCTAAACCCCGCCACTGCCGTGGAAGCACTCACACCAGACTTTAGCGGTGATGTTCAGGCTGTCCGAACGGTTGTTAAGTCAGGGATAGAAGTCTTCGCGCAAAATATTGAAACTGTCCGACGACTCACACATCCAGTACGTGATCCCCGTGCCAGTTACGAGCAGACTATAGAGGTATTGAAGGTAGCTAAGACATGTCGCCCGGATGTTCTTACCAAAACAAGTCTCATGCTTGGATTAGGAGAAACAGATCAAGAGGTATTGGAAACCATGGATGACCTGCGTCTAGCTGACGTCGACATTCTTACGCTAGGTCAATACCTGAGGCCCTCTGCTAGCCACCTTCCCGTAAGTCGTTACGTACATCCGGATACCTTCAATCGTTTACGCTCAGAGGGGCTTAAACGGGGGTTTCACGAGGTGGTTTCGGGACCGCTAGTAAGGTCGAGTTATAGAGCTGAACGTGCTCTGGAAAAGAACAACGTGGGTCTTGGCAATTACCAGCCCATCAAAACCAATAGAACCTAATTATCCGCATCTTATCCAGTATAGTTCTAC from Trueperaceae bacterium encodes:
- a CDS encoding metallophosphoesterase, with the protein product MNVLFVGDVFGQSGMTVVRRYLRQVRDDYDFVVVNGENAAAGRGITRKLFGQLREAGADVVTLGNHSWDQAEALKLVEETPHLIRPLNYPPGTPGLGSGTFSVRNGERVTVAQVMGRVLMQPLDDPFRAIDRVLTEQPIGANVLVDFHAEATSEKKVMGYHLAGRCSALIGTHTHVQTADETILSGTGYITDVGMTGPQNSSLGMNFDEVHYRLTSGLPKRFRPSSTPGEIRAVAIVLQEGKTRAIRRIQAGHKNNDIGQEVIEY
- a CDS encoding arsenate reductase, whose amino-acid sequence is MQIRIIGSAKSKDTRKAERFFRERGIRPHLLDVHKAKVAPGELRRFGSKFGQARLINTESPQYKSKGLPYLKLTEKELLELLIEEPSLLVQPLLAANGTLGLGWDESFWRTWYQDKASRH
- a CDS encoding tRNA (guanosine(18)-2'-O)-methyltransferase TrmH, which gives rise to MTKSRYQRILAVLQRRQPDLTVLAEDVYKPHNFSAIMRSCDAVGVGTVHAVNPTGGIPTFSATSASADKWVEVKVHNNIEEAIKGVRGSAKQILAAHLSDEALDYRDVDYTIPTCILLGNEKAGVSVAAAQHADHHIVIPMLGMVRSLNVSVAAAVVLFEAQRQRREIGFYKIPRLHPDSIARKAFSWLYPKEARRLDEIDEPYPELDEAGEFY
- a CDS encoding lipoyl(octanoyl) transferase; translation: MFEVRELGLLPYQEAWDIQKEIHSAIVAGESAPTLLLVEHPPVITFGKGGGRQNLLYSESTLAARGFELYDVERGGNVTYHGPGQLVGYPLFPVGRRVLRFLRTLEGAMISVLCKLGINATGSPGYAGVWVGTEKVVAIGVAVRRDVSLHGFALNVATNLQHFETIVPCGIPDRGVTSLTKLLRRSVTIEEICPLVIEAMHAAFKKPSTDLKRRSHEL
- the lipA gene encoding lipoyl synthase — translated: MNSRDLKHLIRSVHGGIAKSNPTTLNDKKPSWLKVPLPTGNRYQEIRKTVTEKRLATVCEEARCPNLAECWDAGTATIMLMGSVCTRACRFCAVATGNPQRFLDPDEPRLAAESVRSMGLNYVVLTSVDRDDLPDGGANHYASCVKSIKTLNPATAVEALTPDFSGDVQAVRTVVKSGIEVFAQNIETVRRLTHPVRDPRASYEQTIEVLKVAKTCRPDVLTKTSLMLGLGETDQEVLETMDDLRLADVDILTLGQYLRPSASHLPVSRYVHPDTFNRLRSEGLKRGFHEVVSGPLVRSSYRAERALEKNNVGLGNYQPIKTNRT